The genomic stretch CCTTGCAATACTCGTAATTGATCTTTGTATGATTGGTGACCTGCGACTGGTAATTGGCATATACATCATTCAAGCCATTTGGGTTAATACCCAGGAATGAATAATGTGCCCAGAAAAGCGGGCCCCCGTTCGCCGGTCCGAGTGGCAATGGATAACCATAGTATGTGTTACCGTTCTGCATAGCCCCGTTCCTTGCAAAACCTTCTTTATATACTACCTGCGGAATGCTGAACGTGGTGGATGAAGCAGCAAGGATGTAGGTAACCAGGCATTCATTCCATCCTTCGATCTTATGATTCATCTGCCAGGCATAGTTGGGGCTCCAGTGCCAGTACAGAACATTTTGTGATCCCTGCCTGAACCAGTTCCATTCCACGGCATTCCATAAAAGGTTTATATCCGAACGCAGGGCAGTCTCCCCTGCATCAACCCCACTGAAATATTGCCGGGCAGTTAATAATCCGGCCATTAAATAAGATGTCTCCACCAGGTCGGCCCCGTCGTCCTTTGTGCTGAAGGGAATAACAACTCCCGTACTTCCATTGAGCCAATGTGGAAAAGCACCGTGAAATCTCTGGGCGGTATTTTTCAGGAAACCTACAATGGTCTGCATCCTTGCTAAACCCTGCGCCCTGCTGATGAAGTTCCGGTTGATGGCAACCGGGATGGACATAATGCCGAAACCAGAACCGCCCGATGTTACCGTTTCGGGGCCCGCATTGCTGCGCTCTCTTGCCAGGCCGCTTACCGGGTGGCCATAATCCCAGAAATATTTAAAGGTTTGCTGCTGCACCAGGTCAAGCAATGCATTGTCGCTGATGAGCGGGAATTTATCTGTTGAATCGATCTGGGTAA from Chitinophagaceae bacterium encodes the following:
- a CDS encoding Ig-like domain-containing protein, whose translation is MIRTATAVTASVFFLLGCSKGDSGGGTTPTPLPPVPIALVAAKIDNSTALTAVTNYNIKLSPVVRLSFNNAVDRATVASAISIKENGAVIGTGYAYENSDSTVVINPGAVLKALTRYTIDATTALKSVKGGALSSNTTITFITQIDSTDKFPLISDNALLDLVQQQTFKYFWDYGHPVSGLARERSNAGPETVTSGGSGFGIMSIPVAINRNFISRAQGLARMQTIVGFLKNTAQRFHGAFPHWLNGSTGVVIPFSTKDDGADLVETSYLMAGLLTARQYFSGVDAGETALRSDINLLWNAVEWNWFRQGSQNVLYWHWSPNYAWQMNHKIEGWNECLVTYILAASSTTFSIPQVVYKEGFARNGAMQNGNTYYGYPLPLGPANGGPLFWAHYSFLGINPNGLNDVYANYQSQVTNHTKINYEYCKANPRSYFGYSNLCWGLTASDVPGGYNANEPNNDIGVISPTAALSSFPYTPTESMNALRFFYYKLGDKIWKQYGFVDAFSLKDLWYADSFLAIDQGPIIVMIENYRSGLVWNLLTSCPEVKNGMKNVLGFTAPYL